The proteins below come from a single Stomoxys calcitrans chromosome 1, idStoCalc2.1, whole genome shotgun sequence genomic window:
- the LOC106094191 gene encoding large ribosomal subunit protein mL39 gives MSIIQKIRPSLWNKMMKWKKSSERNFSNASIERRNTLFTEEQGRQRERVGRIEKIEVRYLGLPQDVTFVMNRDISTPYNCAQHLSGGHCKRSALALVDGNVAWDMHRPLPDNCTLQLLHFMVADPHVVNKAFWRSCSFMLGAALQNAFKEEADLQLHSFPGPNIKSGSFVHDIVLGSKTWEPTKFELRALSAEMIKLATKDFKFERLEVDHDLAMEMFKDSQYKSEQLPSISNQNQGRVVVYRLGKHIDISRGPMIASSRFLGKCTVTAAHKLADEDDKKAFYRIQGVALPTGFVLNHVTFGTLEERARKLNPARQPNEPFEELSHMQMA, from the exons ATGTCGATAATACAAAAAATACGGCCCTCTTTGTGGAACAAAATGATGAAATGGAAGAAAAGCAGTGAAA GGAACTTTTCTAATGCATCAATAGAACGGCGCAATACCCTGTTTACGGAAGAACAAGGAAGACAACGCGAACGTGTTGGCCGTATCGAAAAGATAGAAGTTCGCTATTTAGGTCTTCCTCAAGATGTTACATTTGTTATGAATCGGGACATTTCGACGCCTTATAATTGTGCTCAACACTTAAGCGGAGGTCATTGCAAGCGATCTGCATTAGCTTTAGTTGACGGCAATGTAGCTTGGGATATGCATAGGCCTTTGCCAGATAATTGCACATTACAACTTTTGCATTTTATGGTAGCTGATCCTCACGTGGTTAATAA AGCTTTTTGGCGGTCTTGCAGTTTTATGTTGGGTGCCGCTCTCCAAAACGCATTTAAGGAAGAGGCTGATTTACAACTGCACAGCTTTCCTGGTCCAAACA TTAAATCCGGAAGTTTTGTTCATGACATAGTTCTGGGGTCCAAGACGTGGGAACCGACGAAATTCGAGTTACGTGCTTTATCCGCGGAAATGATAAAATTGGCAACAaaagattttaaatttgaaCGACTCGAAGTGGATCATGATTTAGCCATGGAAATGTTTAAGGATTCTCAATACAAAAGTGAACAATTGCCCAGTATTTCAAATCAGAATCAAGGACGTGTCGTGGTGTACCGCTTAGGGAAGCACATTGACATTTCGCGTGGACCAATGATTGCTTCGTCAAGATTTTTGGGCAAATGTACTGTTACTGCCGCTCACAAATTAGCCGATGAAGACGATAAAAAGGCATTTTATAGGATACAGGGAGTCGCTTTGCCAACAGGATTTGTACTTAATCATGTTACGTTTGGCACATTGGAAGAGCGTGCTAGGAAGTTG